Part of the Caballeronia sp. SL2Y3 genome is shown below.
TCATCGCTTTGTTCCTAAGTCGGCTGTGGCCGCGGCGCTCGCCGCAACGGGCATGGCGGCACACGCCACCACGCCGTTCGTCGTGCAGGATATCCGGATCGAAGGTCTTCAACGCATCGAGCCGGGCTCCGTATTCGCTTATCTGCCGATCAAGCAAGGCGACACGTTCACCGACGACAAGGCCTCCGAAGCGATTCGCGCGCTGTATGCAACCGGCTTCTTCAACGACGTACAGATCGCGACCGAAGGCAACGTGGTGGTCGTGCAGGTGCAGGAGCGGCCGGCCATTTCGAATATCGAATTCAGCGGTCTTCACGAGTTCGACAAGGACACCATCACCAAGGCGCTGCGCTCGGTCGGTCTGTCGCAGGGCCGCTCGTACGACAAGTCGCTGCTCGACAAGGCCGAGCAGGAACTGAAGCGCCAGTACCTGACGCGCGGCTACTACGCGGCCGAAGTGACCACCACGGTGACGCCGGTGGACCGCAACCGCGTGTCGATCCTCTTTTCGGTGGCCGAAGGCCCGAGCGCGAAGATCCGCCAGATCAACTTCGTCGGCAACAAGGCCGTGAGCAGCGGCACGTTGCTGAGCGAAATGCAGCTGTCCACGCCGAACTGGTTCTCGTGGTACACGAAGAGCGACCTGTACGCCAAGGAAAAGCTGACGGGCGACCTCGAGAACGTGCGTTCGTACTACCTGAACCACGGCTACCTCGAGTTCAGCATCGACTCCACGCAGGTGTCGATCTCGCCCGACAAGAAGGACATGTACCTGACCATCGCGGTGCATGAGGGCGAGCCGTACAAGGTCGCGAGCGTCAAGCTCGCCGGCAATCTGCTCGACCGCGAAGCCGAGCTCAACAAGCTCATCACCGTGAAGCCGGGCCAGCTTTTCTCGGCGGAGAAGCTGCAGGCAACCACCAAGGCGATCGTCGACAAGCTCGGCCAGTACGGCTATGCGTTCGCGCAGGTCAATGCGCAGCCGGAAATCGACCAGGCGCATCACACGGTCGCGCTCACGCTGCAAGTGGATCCGAGCCGCCGCGTCTATGTGCGCCGCGTGAATATCGTCGGCAACACGCGCACGCGCGACGAAGTGGTGCGCCGCGAAATGCGCCAGCTCGAAAGCTCGTGGTTCGATTCGAGCCGTCTCGCGCTGTCGAAGGACCGCGTGAATCGTCTCGGCTATTTCACGGATGTAGACGTCACCACCACGCCGGTGGAAGGCACGAACGACCAGGTCGATGTCGACG
Proteins encoded:
- the bamA gene encoding outer membrane protein assembly factor BamA, whose product is MFKPHRFVPKSAVAAALAATGMAAHATTPFVVQDIRIEGLQRIEPGSVFAYLPIKQGDTFTDDKASEAIRALYATGFFNDVQIATEGNVVVVQVQERPAISNIEFSGLHEFDKDTITKALRSVGLSQGRSYDKSLLDKAEQELKRQYLTRGYYAAEVTTTVTPVDRNRVSILFSVAEGPSAKIRQINFVGNKAVSSGTLLSEMQLSTPNWFSWYTKSDLYAKEKLTGDLENVRSYYLNHGYLEFSIDSTQVSISPDKKDMYLTIAVHEGEPYKVASVKLAGNLLDREAELNKLITVKPGQLFSAEKLQATTKAIVDKLGQYGYAFAQVNAQPEIDQAHHTVALTLQVDPSRRVYVRRVNIVGNTRTRDEVVRREMRQLESSWFDSSRLALSKDRVNRLGYFTDVDVTTTPVEGTNDQVDVDVKVAEKPTGAITLGAGFSSTDKVVLSAGVSQDNVFGSGTSLSVNVNTAKTYRTLTVTQVDPYFTIDGIKRITDAYYRTYQPLYYSTDSSFKIVTMGADTKFGIPFSEQDTVFFGLGAEQNTMDVDSTTPASYQKYVHDFGRVVNNYPVTVGWSRDNRDSALVPSRGYYIQSNAEYGTPLGNTTYAKFDAQFQYYYSFARGFVLGFNLQGGYGKGFQGQTYPIFKNYYAGGIGSVRGYSPSSLGPRDAKTNDPIGGSRMAVGNIELTFPLPGTGYDRTLRVFTFLDAGNVWGDPNQGGTSDGANGLRYGYGVGLAWISPIGPLKLSLGFPLQKHTGDQYQKFQFQIGTAF